In Kazachstania africana CBS 2517 chromosome 4, complete genome, the following are encoded in one genomic region:
- the ASI3 gene encoding putative ubiquitin-protein ligase ASI3 (similar to Saccharomyces cerevisiae ASI1 (YMR119W) and ASI3 (YNL008C); ancestral locus Anc_2.419), giving the protein MDAIRNAVIQRRSYSLPVQEVFASDGPIWVKLLKLPVKIISSILNFIDTTISMSTPNIDTLLTSLNYFFSSYALICMISSFINNRFAVMTSLRTTSTNVKLPKWSFVTLHMLALIPLCYCAWGMLNYSKASFYSNLIILSWSRIIEIFISVTSNSGVLLDTDYTALELSLEYYKIDVLKLIYENNVVLLFNSLLAVANRITIHTLELFGVTHIRLMVNTIINICYMTVCFKYRNLLLLESISSLLPNIIYIFIISSSLILNAIRWSIDVLRRNAYKRRFTASVDLSLLKLNGTEELSSALFKIASLLSSKDTEQYNMILEEKLKAAGNSNISVKSNRKSEMNEISFRNSYLISGYLNKLETLPDDLNALDNNESDIKNKEASLRAPRVSMKLSSSLKLLKLFVQNLWRNEAFKGNRSNKNDINELVRILRGSKDLNFYITANNYHHFLYNRGDKKSNDDLLPETDTSLDYFPSLDASDDEFELETDYDSNEETMDSENSENFKTEDINPAENEPLDLLRGLLDDKNYLNDESNIGWIISTISMLKSLPDDKILTRTKYSRLHEDEILSEITMEQLLSNPMQDDHPILPDTSEDEEINYSCIICRQNTRNIILWPCRCMTICDECRVKLGHRGIHSCVSCKNEIYGYSKVHIV; this is encoded by the coding sequence ATGGATGCTATTAGGAACGCTGTGATACAACGGAGGTCTTATTCGCTTCCAGTGCAGGAGGTTTTTGCATCAGATGGACCGATTTGGGTGAAGCTTCTTAAATTACCAgtgaaaataatatcaagCATACTCAATTTCATTGACACTACAATATCGATGTCTACACCAAATATTGATACCCTTCTAACCTCGttgaattatttctttAGTTCATATGCTCTCATTTGCATGATCAGTTCCTTCATTAATAATAGATTTGCCGTAATGACGTCGTTAAGGACAACGTCAACCAATGTGAAACTACCCAAATGGTCATTCGTGACATTGCATATGCTAGCACTCATTCCCCTATGTTATTGTGCATGGGGAATGCTCAATTATTCGAAAGCATCgttttattcaaatcttaTTATACTATCATGGTcaagaattattgaaatcttcatttctGTCACGTCAAATTCAGGAGTGCTACTAGACACCGATTATACAGCACTTGAATTATCATTagaatattataaaattgaCGTCCTTAAGCTAATCTACGAAAATAATGTGGTACTCCTTTTCAATTCGCTTTTAGCAGTTGCAAATAGAATAACTATCCATACTTTAGAGCTGTTTGGTGTGACACATATAAGATTAATGGTAAATACGATCATCAACATCTGCTACATGACGGtatgtttcaaatataGAAACTTATTACTGTTggaatcaatttcttcgtTACTACcaaatattatatacatcttcattatatCGTCctcattgattttgaatgcAATTAGATGGTCCATAGATGTTTTAAGAAGAAATGCGtacaaaagaagattcaCAGCGTCAGTTGATCTGAGCTTATTGAAGTTAAACGGTACAGAAGAACTATCTTCAGCACTATTTAAAATTGCATCACTACTGTCTTCAAAGGATACTGAACAGTATAATATGATATTGgaggaaaaattaaaggCAGCTGGAAATTCGAATATTTCAGTTAAAAGTAATAGAAAATCTGAAATGAATGAGATAAGCTTTAGAAATTCATATCTAATAAGTGGATATCTGAATAAACTGGAGACTTTACCCGATGATCTAAATGCGTTGGACAACAATGAAAGTGATATTAAAAACAAAGAAGCCTCTTTACGAGCTCCTAGAGTATCGATGAAGTTGTCGAGTTCAttaaaacttttgaaactttttgTCCAAAACCTATGGAGGAACGAAGCATTCAAAGGCAATAGATCGAACAAGAATGATATAAATGAACTGGTCAGAATTTTGAGAGGTTCCAAAGATTTAAATTTCTATATCACTGCGAAtaattatcatcattttctctaTAATCGTGGtgataaaaaatctaaTGATGATTTACTGCCTGAAACTGATACAAGTCTGGATTATTTCCCTTCCCTGGACGCCtcagatgatgaatttgaattggAAACAGATTATGATAGCAATGAAGAAACGATGGACTCTGAAAAcagtgaaaattttaaaacaGAGGATATTAATCCTGCTGAAAATGAGCCACTGGACCTTCTCAGGGGGCTACTTGACGACAAGAACTACTTAAATGATGAATCAAACATTGGCTGGATCATATCAACAATATCAATGTTGAAATCTTTACCTGATGATAAAATCTTGACAAGAACGAAATATTCGAGATTGCATGAAGACGAAATACTGAGTGAAATAACTATGGAGCAGTTATTATCTAACCCTATGCAAGACGATCACCCTATTTTACCAGATACTAgcgaagatgaagaaattaattaCTCCTGCATTATATGTCGCCAGAATACAAGAAACATAATACTGTGGCCTTGTAGGTGCATGACCATCTGCGATGAATGTCGTGTAAAACTAGGACATCGCGGCATCCACAGCTGTGTATCCTGCAAGAATGAAATATACGGATACAGTAAAGTTCATATTGTATAG
- the AAT2 gene encoding aspartate transaminase AAT2 (similar to Saccharomyces cerevisiae AAT2 (YLR027C); ancestral locus Anc_2.420), whose protein sequence is MSQLNLFNNVEAFPPDALFNIGQRYQKDSRDKKVDLGIGAYRDDNGKPWVLPSVKLSETKLHNDPSFNHEYMPILGFKKFTTGAGKVMFDTKFIEKESLSNRLISVQSVSGTGALHLAAKFLSTFLPGRKIYLSDPTWANHKAIFEGVNLITSTYPYWDPETKSLRFESFIQAIKDAKEGSVFVLHACAHNPTGLDPSKGQWKEIINEIKLKNHIVLFDSAYQGFASGSLVNDAFAVRLGVQELRNVAPVFVCQSFAKNVGMYGERVGCCHLVLPDTESNIKARDSVESQFAKIIRTEISTSPCYGAKIVATILEDPKLTAQWHEDMVTMSSRISLMRHKLRDFLVELKTPGNWDHIVEQCGMFSFTGLTPEMVERLEINHAVYMAKNGRASIAGLNEHNVRYTAEAIDEVVRHFQTQSRL, encoded by the coding sequence ATGTCccaattgaatttgtttAATAATGTTGAAGCATTCCCACCAGATGcattattcaatattggTCAAAGATACCAAAAAGATTCTCGTGATAAGAAGGTCGACTTAGGCATTGGTGCTTATAGAGATGATAACGGGAAACCATGGGTGCTACCATCTGTAAAATTAAGCGAAACAAAGCTTCATAATGATCCATCTTTCAACCATGAGTATATGCCAATTTTaggtttcaaaaaattcactACAGGTGCAGGCAAAGTCATGTTCGACACTAAGTTCAtcgaaaaagaaagcttAAGTAACAGATTGATCTCTGTACAGTCTGTTTCTGGTACTGGTGCATTACATCTTGCTGCCAAATTTCTCTCTACATTCTTACCAGGTAGAAAAATCTACTTATCAGATCCAACCTGGGCCAATCACAAGGCAATTTTTGAAGGTGTCAATTTAATTACAAGTACATATCCATACTGGGACCCTGAAACCAAAAGTTTGAGGtttgaaagttttataCAAGCCATTAAGGACGCTAAAGAGGGTTCTGTCTTCGTATTGCATGCATGTGCACACAATCCAACTGGTTTGGACCCATCTAAAGGCCAATGGAAGGaaattattaatgaaatcaaattgaaaaaccATATTGTCCTATTTGACTCTGCTTACCAAGGTTTCGCCTCGGGCAGTCTTGTGAACGATGCATTTGCCGTCAGATTGGGTGTCCAAGAATTAAGAAATGTCGCACCAGTGTTTGTTTGTCAGTCTTTTGCCAAGAATGTGGGTATGTATGGTGAACGTGTTGGTTGTTGTCACTTAGTGTTACCAGACACTGAATCAAACATCAAAGCAAGAGATTCTGTCGAATCACAATTTGCCAAGATTATTAGAActgaaatttcaacttcaCCTTGTTACGGTGCAAAGATTGTTGCTACCATTCTAGAAGATCCTAAATTAACTGCTCAATGGCATGAAGATATGGTTACTATGTCATCAAGAATAAGTTTAATGAGACACAAATTGAGAGATTTCTTAGTGGAATTGAAAACACCAGGAAACTGGGACCATATTGTCGAACAATGTGGTATGTTTTCCTTCACTGGGTTAACTCCAGAAATGgttgaaagattagaaATTAACCATGCCGTCTACATGGCTAAGAACGGTAGAGCATCTATTGCCGGTTTGAATGAACATAATGTCAGATACACAGCTGAAGCCATTGACGAGGTCGTTCGTCACTTCCAAACCCAATCAAGACTGTGA
- the SED5 gene encoding t-SNARE syntaxin (similar to Saccharomyces cerevisiae SED5 (YLR026C); ancestral locus Anc_2.421) yields MNIKDRTSEFQRSVVSYKKLYKVGNQDAGNKARNNPSSEFQRNASVIAKEISDTAQLLSKLAILAKRKPMFNDNPVEIAELSFLIKRKIYSIEQQLIKLNQITRNNNTGGNNSVNTKSHSSNVINLLNKKMKNISGDFKSVLEERQKLELINKDRWVKITENTTESAFDTPEPVDNNTSTNDGHLHEQKDVIGYNSSNPFMSSLIDETENINSNTKLILPNSESQLLLMEEGMQDNVYLQERNRAVETIESTIQEVGNLFQQLASMVQEQGEVIQRIDANVDDVDLNISAAQRELLKYFDRIKSNRWLAVKIFFIIFVFFLIWVLVN; encoded by the coding sequence ATGAATATTAAGGATAGGACGTCAGAATTCCAGCGAAGTGTAGTATCATATAAGAAACTTTATAAAGTAGGCAACCAAGATGCAGGAAATAAAGCAAGAAATAATCCATCATCCGAATTTCAGCGAAATGCATCTGTAATTGCTAAAGAGATATCAGATACAGCACAATTGCTTTCAAAGCTAGCTATTCTAGCCAAAAGGAAACCCATGTTTAATGATAATCCGGTAGAGATTGCAGAGctatcatttttaattaagagaaaaatttattctaTTGAACAGcaattaataaaattaaatcaaataacAAGAAACAACAATACTGGTGGTAATAATAGTGTAAATACCAAATCGCATTCATCTAATGTTATTAATTTGttaaataagaaaatgaagaatatttCAGGTGATTTTAAGAGTGTATTGGAGGAAAGacaaaaattggaattaATTAATAAAGATCGATGGGTAAAGATTACTGAAAATACCACTGAATCAGCTTTTGATACACCTGAGCCAgttgataataatacttcCACAAACGACGGGCATTTGCATGAACAAAAGGATGTGATAGGTTATAATAGTTCCAATCCTTTCATGTCATCTTTAATCGATGAAACCgaaaatataaattcgAACACTAAACTAATATTACCCAACAGTGAATCTCAATTATTGCTAATGGAGGAAGGTATGCAAGATAACGTATATTTACAGGAAAGAAACAGAGCTGTGGAGACTATTGAGAGTACAATTCAAGAAGTGGGTAATTTATTTCAACAGTTAGCTTCTATGGTTCAAGAACAAGGTGAAgttattcaaagaattgacGCAAATGTTGATGATGTGGATTTGAATATCTCTGCTGCACAAAGAGAATTACTCAAGTATTTTGATAGAATTAAAAGTAATAGGTGGTTGGCTGtaaagatttttttcattatatttgTATTCTTTTTAATATGGGTACTTGTtaattag
- the SNF7 gene encoding ESCRT-III subunit protein SNF7 (similar to Saccharomyces cerevisiae SNF7 (YLR025W); ancestral locus Anc_2.422), whose protein sequence is MWSYFFGGSNSSSNTKQKELPKKAIVELREHINLLNKKQSHLQTQIITQENEAKKFLNKGNKTLAKNSLKKKKIYENQLFKLDSQIESLEQQLFSIESANLNLETMRAMKQGAKAMKSIHTGLDIDKVDETMDEIREQVELGDEISDAISRPMFSAVNEIDEDELDEELDLLAQENILNEPTTNKREEQVKLPSVPENKLEISSPAEQQNEEEEEDEDERALRELQAEMGL, encoded by the coding sequence ATGTGGTCATACTTCTTTGGAGGTTCGAATTCATCCTCCAATACAAAGCAAAAGGAACTGCCAAAGAAAGCTATAGTGGAATTAAGAGAACATATAAACTTACTAAATAAAAAACAATCGCATTTACAAACTCAAATCATAAcacaagaaaatgaagctaaaaaatttcttaataAAGGTAATAAGACACTTGctaaaaattcattgaagaaaaagaaaatttatgaaaatcAACTGTTTAAATTGGACTCTCAGATTGAATCGTTGGAACAACAACTTTTCTCTATCGAGAGCgcaaatttgaatctagAAACAATGAGAGCAATGAAACAAGGTGCAAAGGCAATGAAATCTATTCATACTGGACTCGATATCGATAAAGTCGATGAAACTATGGATGAAATTAGAGAACAAGTCGAATTGGGCGATGAAATCAGTGACGCCATTTCGAGACCAATGTTCTCCGCtgttaatgaaattgatgaagatgaattggatgaagaattagatcTATTGGctcaagaaaatatattgaatgaacCTACAACGAATAAAAGGGAGGAGCAAGTTAAACTACCAAGTGTACCGGAAAATAAACTGGAAATTTCATCACCTGCGGAACAgcaaaatgaagaagaggaggaagatgaagatgaacgTGCATTGAGAGAGTTACAGGCTGAAATGGGATTATAA
- the SDH3 gene encoding succinate dehydrogenase cytochrome b subunit SDH3 (similar to Saccharomyces cerevisiae SDH3 (YKL141W) and YMR118C; ancestral locus Anc_2.423) — MLWKVGLNRTAMVKLCRPTVQNVASGQMRTLYVTKRYLSITRQLQSKVPYINETKGESDILVEQRKARPISPHLTIYQPQITWYLSSIHRLSLVFIGFAFYLITMLFGVSSLMSTFSSSFNVTTDKLTNWYHNSISKWTQWSIKGFFAYLFAFQYGAAVRYLVWDMTKELTLKGVYRTGYGLIAFTALFGSYLLTL, encoded by the coding sequence ATGTTATGGAAAGTTGGCTTAAATAGGACCGCCATGGTCAAGTTATGCAGACCCACAGTGCAGAATGTCGCTTCAGGACAAATGAGAACCCTGTACGTTACAAAACGATATCTATCGATAACAAGACAGTTACAATCTAAAGTACCATACATTAATGAGACAAAAGGTGAGTCTGATATACTTGTCGAGCAAAGAAAGGCAAGACCCATTTCACCTCATTTGACCATATACCAGCCACAGATTACATGGTACCTTTCCTCCATACATAGGCTATCCCTCGTATTTATTGGTTTCGCTTTCTATCTGATTACAATGCTATTCGGTGTATCGTCCCTGATGTCCACGTTTTCATCGAGTTTCAATGTAACAACTGACAAATTAACAAACTGGTATCACAACAGCATTAGTAAATGGACACAATGGTCGATTAAAGGATTCTTTGCTTATTTATTTGCCTTCCAATATGGTGCTGCCGTAAGATACCTCGTGTGGGACATGACAAAAGAACTTACTTTGAAAGGTGTCTACAGAACGGGCTACGGTCTCATAGCTTTCACGGCCCTCTTCGGCTCATACTTATTAACTCTATAA
- the TGL1 gene encoding sterol esterase (similar to Saccharomyces cerevisiae TGL1 (YKL140W); ancestral locus Anc_2.424), whose amino-acid sequence MIPLPFVSRLSITDYLIVLIITCESIISSIFNLIPQTILNLLASIINCTITLDESTVEEKLRLAPTIHEMCAVFDISVEDHLVRTEDNYILTLHRIPPSKDNSNGKVVYLHHGLLMCSDVWCCQIERNKNLPFVLHDMGYDVWMGNNRGNKYSTAHLYFAPKSRKFWDFSIDEFAFFDIPNSIEFILNFSKMSQLICIGFSQGSAQMFASFAVNEKLNEKVSHFIAISPAMTPKGLHNRIADALAKSSPRLMYLFFGRNIIFPSAVVWQRTVHPKFFNFLIDISNRILFNWKSLNITSEQKMVSFAKLYSTTSVKSIVHWFQILRSQKFQMFEESDDMFNSMSKPYLIATFPTRTNITIPILLIYGGNDSLVDIKVMKKNLPSRSIFDIKVDDHEHLDLIWGKDADVFVIDKAIKFIEYFDNVASVNSTLTLLPDVENGDMIANTPTKFSRRSVPKLRSSSFLSNTNTNSHTSTGDFRLSHDQTILTKHTSNMETTPMANYKHSNDYENFSDAEEGDDNNDIDEEGYSSVTDANKLEQRKLRRYLSGEPQK is encoded by the coding sequence ATGATACCTTTGCCATTTGTTAGCAGGTTGTCTATAACAGACTACCTGATAGTGCTTATAATAACATGTGAGTCCATTATCTCATCAATATTCAACTTAATCCCACAAACAATCCTTAATCTCCTCGCTTCTATTATCAATTGTACAATTACTCTAGATGAATCTACCGTGGAAGAAAAACTGAGATTGGCTCCTACTATTCATGAAATGTGTGCTGTCTTTGATATCTCTGTAGAGGACCATCTCGTTAGAACAGAAGATAACTATATTTTGACTTTGCATAGAATCCCTCCTTCAAAAGATAACAGTAATGGGAAAGTCGTCTACTTACACCATGGTCTATTAATGTGTAGTGATGTCTGGTGCTGCCAAATCGAGAGAAATAAGAATTTACCATTTGTGCTCCATGATATGGGTTATGACGTCTGGATGGGTAATAATCGTGGTAACAAATATTCTACCGCTCATCTATACTTTGCCCCAAAATCTCGTAAATTCTGGGATTTCTCTATTGACGAATTCGCATTCTTTGATATCCCAAACTCTATAGAATtcatcttgaatttttcaaagatgtCTCAATTAATCTGCATTGGTTTTTCGCAAGGTTCTGCTCAAATGTTTGCCTCTTTTGCTGTTAAcgaaaaattgaatgaaaaagtGTCACATTTCATTGCCATTTCTCCTGCAATGACACCAAAGGGTCTACATAATAGAATTGCAGACGCCTTAGCAAAATCCTCCCCAAGATTAAtgtatcttttctttggaagAAACATTATCTTTCCAAGTGCCGTCGTATGGCAAAGAACCGTTCATCCAaagttcttcaatttcttaatCGATATCAGTAATAgaattcttttcaattggaaatctttgaatattaCAAGTGAACAGAAAATGGTTAGTTTTGCTAAATTGTACTCAACAACAAGTGTTAAATCTATAGTTCATTGGTTCCAAATCTTGAGATCGCAGAAATTCCAAATGTTCGAAGAATCTGACGATATGTTTAATTCTATGAGTAAGCCCTATCTAATTGCTACATTCCcaacaagaacaaatatTACAATCCCAATTTTGTTAATTTACGGTGGTAACGATTCTCTGGTTGACATTaaagtaatgaaaaaaaaccTGCCTTCAAGATCTATATTTGACATCAAAGTTGATGACCATGAGCATCTCGATTTGATTTGGGGTAAAGACGCTGATGTTTTTGTTATCGATAAAGCTATAAAATTCATCGAATATTTCGATAACGTTGCATCAGTCAACAGTACGTTGACATTACTTCCAGATGTCGAAAATGGAGATATGATTGCCAACACCCCAACCAAATTCTCAAGAAGATCTGTCCCAAAATTAAGATCTTCATCATTCCTGAGTAATACGAATACAAATAGTCATACAAGCACTGGCGACTTCAGATTAAGCCACGATCAGACAATATTGACCAAGCACACATCAAATATGGAAACTACGCCAATGGCTAACTACAAGCATAGCAACGATtatgaaaacttttcagaTGCAGAAGAAGGAGATGATAATAACGACATTGACGAAGAGGGCTACAGTAGTGTTACCGACGCAAACAAACTCGAACAAAGAAAGCTACGTAGATACTTGTCCGGCGAACCTCAAAAGTAA